A portion of the Chloroflexia bacterium SDU3-3 genome contains these proteins:
- a CDS encoding LysR family transcriptional regulator translates to MPRHRTNLDLEALRSFVMGVELGSFAMAAERLSRSPSTLSGHLRRLEQQAGAPLFERAGRGLALTAQGEALLGYARRMLALNDEALDALRGADLRGGVRLGVQEDFAEGLLAEVLARFGRTHSGVRLEVRVARNADLAARLAAGQLDLALLWGQPPDTAQVLRELPMAWIVGERATPPPGDAPLPLALFDTPCQFRTAATAALDSHGLAWRAALTSPSLAGLWAATAAGIGITARTRLGLPAGVRALAPGERGLPALPRIALALRTAEDRPPPAVARLASILRESASQW, encoded by the coding sequence ATGCCGCGACATCGCACCAACCTCGACCTTGAGGCGCTGCGCAGCTTTGTGATGGGGGTGGAGCTGGGCAGCTTCGCCATGGCCGCCGAGCGCCTGTCCCGCTCGCCCTCCACCCTCAGCGGGCACCTGCGCAGGCTGGAGCAGCAGGCGGGCGCGCCGCTGTTCGAGCGCGCTGGGCGCGGCCTGGCGCTCACCGCGCAGGGCGAGGCGCTGCTGGGCTACGCCCGCCGCATGCTGGCCCTGAACGACGAGGCGCTGGACGCCCTGCGCGGCGCAGATCTGCGCGGCGGCGTGCGGCTAGGCGTGCAGGAGGACTTCGCCGAGGGGCTGCTGGCCGAGGTGCTGGCCCGCTTCGGACGCACCCACAGCGGCGTGCGGCTAGAGGTGCGCGTGGCCCGCAACGCCGACCTGGCGGCGCGGCTGGCCGCTGGCCAGCTCGACCTGGCCCTGCTGTGGGGCCAGCCGCCCGATACCGCCCAGGTGCTGCGCGAGCTGCCCATGGCCTGGATCGTGGGCGAGCGCGCCACGCCGCCGCCGGGCGATGCGCCGCTGCCGCTGGCCCTGTTCGACACACCCTGCCAGTTTCGCACAGCGGCCACCGCCGCGCTGGATAGCCACGGCCTAGCCTGGCGGGCCGCGCTCACCAGCCCCAGCCTCGCGGGCCTGTGGGCGGCCACGGCGGCGGGCATCGGCATCACCGCGCGCACGCGGCTGGGCCTGCCCGCCGGGGTGCGCGCGCTGGCCCCCGGCGAGCGCGGCCTGCCCGCGCTGCCGCGCATCGCGCTGGCGCTGCGCACGGCCGAGGATCGCCCGCCGCCCGCCGTCGCCCGCCTAGCCAGCATCCTGCGCGAGTCGGCCTCGCAGTGGTAG
- a CDS encoding MFS transporter encodes MLAGLALFLALWVVAPHLALRLGGDRALVWLVARYLFESMWVLLLLMSMGYRGLSQFPSFGTPLLLLSGVLCTVLVSALLAGGILHRLWPVLRGRWRQWMLAMGGGVALSVLLVVALARPGFYWVAMPSALLAGAIFGLGWGLLPGAVLGLAMRDLPQQQEAEAAQTAERYARPRQGWLAASAAVALLAGACAGVAAERCHFVACQPLTWPELRALAQQQAASAGAGYQVESISASPSAPTAMTEDGPYDLEFTISAQDPQESKVAPGMYGNKIFEIQDRSRSIRWWGDEGGSSDALPADAAARLQRVQFGPREVIAITWPEAQREIQASQITNIQTLLYINSWTKQMTGVDTTWSVSYIGRGVSISYRVDAETGKIVETRRTAY; translated from the coding sequence ATGCTGGCGGGCCTTGCGCTGTTTCTTGCGCTGTGGGTTGTGGCCCCACATCTGGCCCTGCGTCTGGGCGGCGACCGCGCCCTGGTGTGGCTGGTGGCGCGCTATCTGTTTGAGTCTATGTGGGTGCTGCTCCTGCTTATGAGCATGGGCTACCGCGGACTCAGCCAGTTTCCATCGTTTGGCACTCCTCTCTTGCTGCTGTCGGGGGTGCTGTGTACCGTGCTGGTGAGCGCGCTGCTGGCGGGCGGCATACTGCACAGGCTCTGGCCGGTGCTGCGCGGGCGCTGGCGGCAGTGGATGCTGGCCATGGGCGGCGGCGTGGCGCTGAGCGTGCTGCTGGTGGTGGCGCTGGCCCGCCCTGGGTTCTACTGGGTCGCGATGCCCAGCGCGTTGCTGGCCGGGGCGATCTTCGGGCTGGGCTGGGGGCTGCTGCCGGGGGCCGTGCTGGGCCTTGCGATGCGTGATCTGCCCCAGCAGCAAGAGGCGGAGGCAGCCCAGACCGCCGAGCGCTACGCCCGCCCTCGCCAGGGCTGGCTGGCGGCGAGCGCCGCCGTGGCGCTGCTGGCCGGGGCCTGCGCGGGCGTGGCCGCCGAGCGCTGCCACTTCGTCGCGTGCCAGCCGCTCACGTGGCCCGAGCTGCGCGCCCTGGCCCAGCAGCAGGCCGCCAGCGCTGGCGCGGGCTACCAGGTCGAGTCGATCTCGGCATCCCCCAGCGCCCCCACCGCGATGACCGAGGATGGCCCCTACGATCTGGAGTTCACCATTTCGGCGCAAGATCCCCAAGAGTCAAAAGTAGCGCCTGGGATGTATGGCAACAAAATCTTTGAGATACAGGATCGCAGCCGCAGCATCCGCTGGTGGGGTGACGAGGGCGGCAGCTCGGATGCGCTGCCCGCCGATGCGGCAGCTCGGCTTCAGCGCGTGCAGTTCGGCCCGCGGGAGGTGATCGCTATCACGTGGCCCGAGGCGCAGCGCGAGATCCAGGCTTCCCAGATCACCAATATCCAAACGCTGCTGTATATCAACTCGTGGACAAAGCAGATGACCGGCGTGGATACGACGTGGTCGGTCTCCTACATCGGACGGGGCGTCTCTATCTCCTACCGCGTGGATGCCGAGACGGGGAAGATTGTCGAGACTAGGCGGACGGCGTATTAA
- a CDS encoding cupin domain-containing protein yields MESDTTQRSARQHLLTAALAEERAVERVEVVEVTLAPRQAAGLHLHPCPVVGCVLAGSIRVQVEGQPAQVLGPGDAFYEPADTPVPHFDNLGDEPARFVACYLLGAGQHELIRML; encoded by the coding sequence ATGGAGAGCGATACAACGCAGCGTAGCGCCCGCCAGCACCTGCTGACGGCGGCCCTGGCCGAGGAGCGCGCGGTCGAGCGGGTGGAGGTGGTGGAGGTGACGCTCGCGCCGCGCCAGGCGGCGGGGCTGCACCTGCACCCCTGCCCGGTGGTGGGCTGTGTGCTGGCGGGCAGCATCCGCGTGCAGGTCGAGGGCCAGCCAGCCCAGGTGCTTGGCCCGGGCGACGCCTTCTACGAGCCTGCCGACACGCCGGTGCCCCACTTCGACAACCTTGGCGACGAGCCGGCGCGGTTTGTGGCCTGCTACCTGCTGGGCGCGGGCCAGCACGAGCTGATCCGCATGCTCTAG
- a CDS encoding SIMPL domain-containing protein, whose protein sequence is MVPYHRSQAHSKGAAMEHPIDTITVRASASEEVYADRADLLVSVRGSSLVTGGAALTKAQEVRQLVQDLARVGLPEQAVTLRSVTAETSSSVIGKSSSANYQLRVRTPLDNLANVLGAITAQKNAQIIATTWLYADLDAVQDGLLRQGLARARAKAELIAQSLGSALDRVHTATESLLDHEEGRPFYPQAAMAKAPRTRSLTSEDLGMDVTHAKRITAEVEVVYRIRPA, encoded by the coding sequence ATGGTACCATACCACCGCAGCCAAGCGCACAGCAAAGGAGCAGCTATGGAACATCCGATTGACACCATCACCGTCCGCGCCAGCGCCAGCGAGGAGGTCTACGCCGACCGCGCCGACCTGCTGGTGTCGGTGCGCGGCTCCTCGCTCGTCACCGGCGGGGCGGCGCTCACCAAGGCCCAGGAGGTGCGCCAGCTGGTGCAGGATCTGGCCCGCGTGGGTCTGCCCGAGCAGGCGGTGACGCTGCGCTCGGTCACGGCGGAGACATCCAGCAGCGTGATCGGCAAAAGCTCGTCGGCCAACTACCAGCTGCGCGTGCGCACCCCGCTGGACAACCTAGCCAATGTGCTGGGCGCGATCACCGCGCAGAAAAACGCCCAGATCATCGCCACCACCTGGCTCTACGCCGACCTCGACGCGGTGCAGGATGGCCTGCTGCGCCAGGGCCTAGCCCGCGCCCGCGCCAAGGCCGAGCTGATCGCCCAGAGCCTGGGCAGCGCGCTCGACCGCGTGCACACCGCCACCGAGTCGCTGCTCGACCACGAGGAGGGGCGGCCCTTCTACCCCCAGGCGGCGATGGCGAAGGCTCCCCGCACACGCTCGCTCACATCCGAAGATCTGGGCATGGATGTGACCCACGCCAAGCGCATCACCGCCGAGGTCGAGGTGGTCTACCGCATCCGGCCCGCCTAG